The following nucleotide sequence is from Acetivibrio cellulolyticus CD2.
TAGGCAATAAGACTGAGGAACTTGCAGCAAGGGCTTCTGATGAGGCGTGGGCTGAAACTTACACGGCAAAATACGATTATGATTATGCCGGAAAAGTCGTAAAGCAGTACAATGTAAGCGGTGATTATATAACTACTGCATATGATGCCTTGGGAAGGGTAAAATCTGTTACTGATATAAAAGGCAGCAAGGCAAGTCCTACATATTCCACTACTTATGAGTATGACAATCTTGGAAGGGTAATAAAAGAGAAAATTCCATTTTCAAAGAGTGGTACAACTACATATTACACTGTTAAAAAGCATTACTATGACAGAAATGGAAATGTTATCTGTGAAGCAATTTCCAATAACAAACCCGGTAGTACCGATAACTTTAGCAAAACCGAATATAAGTATAATTCGAGAAACCTGCTTGAGACAGTTATAACTTATGATGCAGGTGTTGCGGAGAATTATACTCAATATTATTATGACAGCGTTGGAAATAAGAAAAGGATGTACACAGGTCTTTGGAGTCCGCTTGTTATTACAGGACTTGATGCAGTAACTGTAGGTAAGGATGAAAGCTATTCGATAACAAAATATGATTACAATAGTCTTAACCTGATGTCAAAAATGACGGATCCGTTGACAAAATCGGAAAGTTACACTTATGACCTTGCAGGAAGGTTGAAAACCAAAACGGACAGGAATGGAAATACAACTACCTTTAATTATGACGCATTGGATAATATAAAATCAAAGACTGTTACCAATAGTGCTAGTACAGTATTGGGAAGCTATACTTACAAATATTGTATAACTGGTAACATGTCCCAAATGGCAGGTGGTGGCACAACGGTTACCTATGTATATGATGATCTGGGCAGATTAACAAGTGAAACGGATACGTTAAGTGGAACAGTGAAAACATATAACTATGATGCGAGCAATAACCGAAAATCGTTAACTTTAAAGAAGGGAACAACATCCCATATAATTACAACTTATACTTATGACAAGTTGGATAGACTTGATTTAGTAAAAGAGAATGGTACAACTGTAGCGGATTATGGGTATGATGCCAATGGAAACAGGCTGACTCTAGCGTATTCAACCAATGGAAATAGCACGAGTTATATATATAACCTCGCAAACAAATTAGAAACTTTAACAAACAAAGTTGGTACAACTACATTATCCCAATATACTTACACATATTATCTTGATGGTAATCAGGCAAGTAAGACTGATTCTGTATCAGGCAAAGCTACAAGTTATGTTTATGATGATCTTGGAAGGCTTAAAACAGAAACCGAGGCTGCTAGTGGTATTACAAGTGCAACAAGAGTATACACTTATGATGACTATAATAACAGAAAAACTCTGAGTGTAGATGGAGTGTCTACTACAAATTATGAATACGATAAAAATAACAGGTTAACTTCTGAATACAAATCAGAAACCAGATTTTTAAGTGATATGGATTGGGTAAGTGCTACAAATGGTTACAGCCCAGTAGAAAGGGATATGTCCAATGGTGAAGGAGCAGCAGGGGACGGAAAGGTAATAACATTAAACGGAGTAACCTATGAAAAAGGATTGGGAGTACATGCAAATTCCGAGATAGTGTACAATCTTGGAGGAAAGTACTCAAGATTTATATCCGATATAGGAATTGATGATGAAGTAAATAATGGAGGTGTGAAGTTCAAAGTATATCTGGATGATGTACTTGCATTTGATAGCGGTTATATGGACTGGACTTCTACTACACAATCATTGAACATAAGTGTTGAAGGTAAAAATCAGATGAAGCTCGTTGTGGACTCCTGGGGAGGAAATTCCTATGACCATGCAGATTGGGCAGGTGCAAGACTTAGATATCCTTCTTCAACAACGGTGGAGGCTACAACATACACATATGACAATAATGGTAATCAAACAATTAAATCGGTTGCTACACAAGGAAGGGCTTACTTAAGTGACATGGTACCGGTAAGTTCAACAAATGGGAATGGTCCATTAGAAAAAGATATGTCCAGTGGAGAAGGTCTATTGGGAGATGGGCGTGCAATAAAGCTAAATGGAGTAGTTTATGAAAAAGGATTAGGAGCTCATGCAAATTCTGAGCTAGTATATAATCTTAATGGTCAATACTCTAATTTTATATCAGATATAGGAATTGATGATGAAGTCACTATTGATGGATGTGTAAAATTCCTTGTATACGGTGACGGTAAGCTTTTATATGATAGTGGAGAAGTAAAATATGATGCTGCAACGAAGAATGTAAATGTAAGCGTTACAGGGGTACAACAGCTAAAGCTGGTGGTCGATTGTCTAGGATGTTTATACAGTGACCATGCAGACTGGGCAGGAGCAAGAGTTGTAACCACAGGAGGAACAAGCTCTACAACATATGCATATGGTGATGGATTTAACCAATTGACAAAGGTAACTGAAGGAACCAATGTATATTCATATACCTATGGTGGAGATGGATTAAGGCTAACCAAGACTGTAAATAGTGTTAAGACTATCCATGTTTGGGACGGTCAGCAGATGGTAGCTGAGTTAAACAGCTCAGGTACTGTAACTAACAAGTATATCAGAGGTATTAATCAAATATATGTGCAGGATTCAGCAGGAACTAAAAAGTTTTACCTCTTTAACGGCCATGCCGATGTAGTTCATTTGACAAATACTAGTGGAACTGTTATAAAGAATTATGACTATGATGCATTTGGAGTGGAGAAGAGTCCGGATTCAAGTGATGTTAATCCGTTTAGGTATTGTGGCGAGTATTATGACAAAGAGACAGGCACTATCTACTTAAGGGCTAGATACTATAATCCGGGTACAGGTAGGTTTATAACTGAGGATAGTTATTCTGGAAAAGCCAATGATCCATTATCCCTTAATTTATACATATATTGTGATAATAGCCCTATTATAAGAGTTGATCCTAGTGGTTTTGATAGTTACATATTCTACGATCCTTCAGATGATAAGCTTGTTGATGTATCAGAGGCTCAAGAAAGGTCATTGAATCTGAAATATGATACACCTGTACATAGAATTGCCGTTAATGGAGCGGAACAGCTTAAAGAGAACTGGGACAATATGGGTATAGGGAAAGATGGAAAAAATTTTTCCATCGATGAAGTGGTATTGATATTCCATGCAAACCCTAATTCTATACGTATTTCAGGCAATGGTCGATTGATTACAGATGCAGAAAGTAAAGATATTCCTTCAGATGGTGTTAGAAGACGATTTCCAGAAACCTCAGGTGATGTATATATTCGAGAGTTAAAACAGAAAAATATCAGGAAATTATATTTATTTGGTTGTAATTCAGGCCACTTAGATGTGAAGGATAACTGTGCAAGGACTTTTTTAAGATACCAATCAGGTATATGGCAAGTTGATGCTTGGGATGGAACAATATCAACATTGAAGGGATTTTCTGCAATACTTCCATGGGAACAAGAAGGTTTTTATGAATATGTTCCAGAGAACAAGGTAAACATTTTTGGACAAAAGAGAAGTCCGCGTGGAAGAATAAGCTATACTCGACTTGGAATTTTATGATTTTTGGAATAGAATAATATTGCCGGAATAAAGATAGTGTAAAGTGAGATATGAAAATAGAAAGTAATGAAATTTACTCTCGCGAACCTTGAAAAGTGAAAATATTCCTCTGGAATTAAGTTGTTTGATCCCTTCCGCCACCCTTGACAGCATGAAAAATCAATGCTCTGAAGTTATCACCGACGGCGAGAAACTCAAAAACAGATAGTCTTCACCGTCTTATTCACAGCAGTATAGCATTGATTTGTCACACTATCAAGGGCAGGTCCAAAAGCAAAGTACGCTTTTGGATGGCTAGTTTTACCTCGGCTCAAAATCTAAAAACAGATAGTTTTTAATCAACCTGAGATTTCTGCATTTCTAAAATGGTTTTTTGACCAAGGTAAATAAGGACTTGCCACTTGGCAGGCATGTTCCCGGCATCTTTAAAGGCATCCAACTCGTTGAGTGGTTTCCAGTAATTATACGGATGAGGACGTAGAAAGTTGTAATAAGCAACCCAGAGTGATACGCCATAAAGAGCACCATTTTCACATCCATAACCACATGTGACACGGTAGGAGTATTTGAATGTACGGTTTAAACGTTCAACAACTTGTTTAACCCATCGGAATTCTGTTGATACGGCATCATCATTAGTAAGACCAATAACTTGGGTAACATCAAAATCCCAGTTGCTTTGGAGATTACATTGCTGGCTGGCAAGGGGATAAGCACTGTATCCATCTGCAATAAATTTTAAAGCTTTTCCCGGAAAGGTTTTGAACTTTTCAAAAGCCATACGCATTGCAAGAATACATGGACCTACAGCACGGTTATCAGAAACCTGATATCCAAGTATAGATTTTTTGCAAGCATCCATGATAATCCATACGTAGTGCTTGATACCCTTAACTTTTATATAGGTTTCATCTGCAGAAAGAATTGTGGAAGGTTTGTAGTCAAAGGTATCTGTAAAGGGTTTGATGACAGCTGCAGCCGTCATAGCATAGTTGGCTACCATAGTATGGGAGATATCAATACCGTGAATTTCTTTTAAAGCGTGAGAAGTCTGTCTGGTAGATAACTTAAGATTGACATGATAAGTAAGGCACAATCCCATGATGTGCGGATTGAACTTTTTGAAACTAAAGTTAATAGCAGATTTGGGGAGCTCATGTAAGTCCATCTTAAAGAAATCTATAGTGAATTCACGATAGAGATAATGGAGCTTGTATTTATTCTTATCAGCAGCTTTTAAGTCTTTGGGCAACTTGGAAAGATTCCGTTGATAGTAGGAGCACTTGGTATTTGTACATTTGTGAATGCGAAAATGTTTCCGGTCTTTCTTGGCAACAAGGATATGCCCGCAATAGGGGCAGCGTAAAGCCAACGGACGATTATAGATATTAGTTTCGTTGAAACGCTCATCACAAACTTTGCAATAAAACTGACCTTTTGAACCGTTATTTTTATAAAGATACTGATGAGGAGCACCACAGCGGGGACAAACAATAGTTTCTGAGAAAAAAGCTTGGGATCTACGCTTTACAGGTCCGACAATTATGCCATATTTGTGTTGATAATACGCAAGAAGAAACTGATAATCTATTTTTTCAGTAATAAATATCTTTGGAAGTTTATCAACCTTGAATTTTTGGTATTCGGGACTATGAGAATCATCAAAAGCCCACTGCTTAAGAGGAATATATTTTGCAATAAATAAAATTAATAGAGAAATCTGTTTCAGTAGGTATTGATTATATGATAGTAAATAAATTATAATTGAGTTCACAATGACACTTTCCTTCCTGGATTTTGTGGTGTGAGAATCTCAATTATACAGGAAAAGAGGGGGTCATTGTTTTTTTTATTTAAAAAAACTTGAAACCCTTGATATATAGGATATTTAAAATTTAAAATGTGTAACGAAGTTTACACAAACATCTAATCTACAGGGGGAAATAGAATGAAAAAAAAGTTAAGATGTAAAAACTGTTTAGTAACAAACACTTGTGAAAACACTGTAATTGACGAAAACAGCATTTGCAACCACTGTAATGATCTCAAAAAGGGTAATAAACCAACAACAAAACATCTATTATCAAAAGATGAAAAACAAAAATATGTTAATGATTTAGATAACATATTAAAAAATGCAAAAGGTAAAAAGGATTATGATTGTATCGTTGGTTTTAGTGGTGGTAAAGATAGTATATATTTGGTCTACAAATTAAAGAAGGATTACCCAAATCTAAGAATATTAGCAGCTACAGTATCTGTTGGATATGTTTTTAATAAAAATGCGGAAAAGAATCTATCTGAAACACTTGCAAAGCTTGATATAGACCACGTTACAATAAAGCCAAGAAATGAATTTTATAAAAAGTTCTTTACATATCTATTGAATAACCGTTTGCCAGGTGGGTACAAGAAGGGTTCTTATGATTCAGGCGTAATTAATAAAGAGAAATCATCGCTTTGTGTTTATTGTCATGGAATAGTTCATGATATTTTATTGAATTATGCTGCACAAAATGAAATTCCATTACAAATAACAGGTGCTTCGCCAGCGCAGCCGCTTTATTGGTTTTATAAACAAGATGAAGAGGAACTTAGTAAACCAAATATTCCATTCTTTATGAATGAGGAGCCATTTAATGAAAGAGACAGGTTGTATTGTTGGGATCCTAATAGGTATCCAAATCTCGAGAAATT
It contains:
- a CDS encoding DDE-type integrase/transposase/recombinase, whose translation is MNSIIIYLLSYNQYLLKQISLLILFIAKYIPLKQWAFDDSHSPEYQKFKVDKLPKIFITEKIDYQFLLAYYQHKYGIIVGPVKRRSQAFFSETIVCPRCGAPHQYLYKNNGSKGQFYCKVCDERFNETNIYNRPLALRCPYCGHILVAKKDRKHFRIHKCTNTKCSYYQRNLSKLPKDLKAADKNKYKLHYLYREFTIDFFKMDLHELPKSAINFSFKKFNPHIMGLCLTYHVNLKLSTRQTSHALKEIHGIDISHTMVANYAMTAAAVIKPFTDTFDYKPSTILSADETYIKVKGIKHYVWIIMDACKKSILGYQVSDNRAVGPCILAMRMAFEKFKTFPGKALKFIADGYSAYPLASQQCNLQSNWDFDVTQVIGLTNDDAVSTEFRWVKQVVERLNRTFKYSYRVTCGYGCENGALYGVSLWVAYYNFLRPHPYNYWKPLNELDAFKDAGNMPAKWQVLIYLGQKTILEMQKSQVD
- a CDS encoding adenine nucleotide alpha hydrolase family protein — translated: MKKKLRCKNCLVTNTCENTVIDENSICNHCNDLKKGNKPTTKHLLSKDEKQKYVNDLDNILKNAKGKKDYDCIVGFSGGKDSIYLVYKLKKDYPNLRILAATVSVGYVFNKNAEKNLSETLAKLDIDHVTIKPRNEFYKKFFTYLLNNRLPGGYKKGSYDSGVINKEKSSLCVYCHGIVHDILLNYAAQNEIPLQITGASPAQPLYWFYKQDEEELSKPNIPFFMNEEPFNERDRLYCWDPNRYPNLEKLPIALFPFHVWDYDPEKVRQIIFEAGLISSHKNSSILKTNCLLNPLMSYVDLKIDGNFNMLPYIGFLIRNGFSRKKDWESTVFFVENILLRLKNPSIKKLEKDFGINVDDLVEKFKYQQIKAK